Part of the Syntrophorhabdus sp. genome, GGTGGGAACAGAAAAGAAGGAGATGAAAGCCATGAAGATAGGTATTGTCGGCTCGGGTTTGGTAGGTTCCACGGCTGCCTACACCATTGTCATGAAGGGCTTCGGGACAGAGATCGTTCTCATCGACA contains:
- a CDS encoding L-lactate dehydrogenase, translated to MKIGIVGSGLVGSTAAYTIVMKGFGTEIVLID